A window of the Hypomesus transpacificus isolate Combined female chromosome 8, fHypTra1, whole genome shotgun sequence genome harbors these coding sequences:
- the adcyap1a gene encoding adenylate cyclase activating polypeptide 1a isoform X2 produces the protein MSSKATLALLIYGIIMHYSVNCSPMGLSYPNVRLNNEVYDEDGNFLPDLTFDSDQIALRSLPSVADDVYKLYYPPEKRTERHADGMFNKAYRKALGQLSARKYLQYLMTKRVGGGNTMEDDSEPLSKRHSDGVFTDSYSRYRKQMAVKKYLAAVLGKSPEDIGFHHILQDIDFDVLLDGDEFEAILGDWLKQFSPEFPAL, from the exons ATGTCTAGTAAAGCGACTTTAGCCTTACTCATCTATGGAATCATAATGCATTACAGCGTCAACTGCTCGCCTATGGGGCTTAGCTATCCTAACGTTAG ACTTAACAATGAGGTTTATGACGAGGATGGAAATTTTTTACCGGACCTGACTTTTGACAGTGATCAAATTGCTTTGCGAAGCCTGCCGTCTGTTGCTGACGACGTGTATAAGTTATACTACCCACCGGAAAAAAG AACGGAAAGGCATGCAGACGGAATGTTTAATAAAGCCTACAGGAAAGCGCTGGGTCAGTTATCAGCAAGGAAATATCTTCAGTATCTGATGACAAAACGTGTAGG CGGAGGCAACACCATGGAAGACGACTCTGAGCCCCTGTCCAAAAGGCACTCGGATGGAGTGTTTACGGACAGCTACAGCCGTTACCGAAAGCAAATGGCAGTCAAGAAATACCTGGCGGCCGTCCTGGGGAAAAG CCCTGAAGACATAGGTTTTCACCATATTCTACAAGACATAGACTTTGATGTCCTCCTGGATGGGGATGAGTTTGAGGCAATTTTGGGAGACTGGCTGAAACAGTTCTCTCCCGAATTTCCG GCTTTGTGA
- the adcyap1a gene encoding adenylate cyclase activating polypeptide 1a isoform X4, with product MSSKATLALLIYGIIMHYSVNCSPMGLSYPNVRLNNEVYDEDGNFLPDLTFDSDQIALRSLPSVADDVYKLYYPPEKSGGNTMEDDSEPLSKRHSDGVFTDSYSRYRKQMAVKKYLAAVLGKSPEDIGFHHILQDIDFDVLLDGDEFEAILGDWLKQFSPEFPAL from the exons ATGTCTAGTAAAGCGACTTTAGCCTTACTCATCTATGGAATCATAATGCATTACAGCGTCAACTGCTCGCCTATGGGGCTTAGCTATCCTAACGTTAG ACTTAACAATGAGGTTTATGACGAGGATGGAAATTTTTTACCGGACCTGACTTTTGACAGTGATCAAATTGCTTTGCGAAGCCTGCCGTCTGTTGCTGACGACGTGTATAAGTTATACTACCCACCGGAAAAAAG CGGAGGCAACACCATGGAAGACGACTCTGAGCCCCTGTCCAAAAGGCACTCGGATGGAGTGTTTACGGACAGCTACAGCCGTTACCGAAAGCAAATGGCAGTCAAGAAATACCTGGCGGCCGTCCTGGGGAAAAG CCCTGAAGACATAGGTTTTCACCATATTCTACAAGACATAGACTTTGATGTCCTCCTGGATGGGGATGAGTTTGAGGCAATTTTGGGAGACTGGCTGAAACAGTTCTCTCCCGAATTTCCG GCTTTGTGA
- the adcyap1a gene encoding adenylate cyclase activating polypeptide 1a isoform X1, which produces MSSKATLALLIYGIIMHYSVNCSPMGLSYPNVRLNNEVYDEDGNFLPDLTFDSDQIALRSLPSVADDVYKLYYPPEKRTERHADGMFNKAYRKALGQLSARKYLQYLMTKRVGGGNTMEDDSEPLSKRHSDGVFTDSYSRYRKQMAVKKYLAAVLGKSPEDIGFHHILQDIDFDVLLDGDEFEAILGDWLKQFSPEFPVSPWLFPEAMS; this is translated from the exons ATGTCTAGTAAAGCGACTTTAGCCTTACTCATCTATGGAATCATAATGCATTACAGCGTCAACTGCTCGCCTATGGGGCTTAGCTATCCTAACGTTAG ACTTAACAATGAGGTTTATGACGAGGATGGAAATTTTTTACCGGACCTGACTTTTGACAGTGATCAAATTGCTTTGCGAAGCCTGCCGTCTGTTGCTGACGACGTGTATAAGTTATACTACCCACCGGAAAAAAG AACGGAAAGGCATGCAGACGGAATGTTTAATAAAGCCTACAGGAAAGCGCTGGGTCAGTTATCAGCAAGGAAATATCTTCAGTATCTGATGACAAAACGTGTAGG CGGAGGCAACACCATGGAAGACGACTCTGAGCCCCTGTCCAAAAGGCACTCGGATGGAGTGTTTACGGACAGCTACAGCCGTTACCGAAAGCAAATGGCAGTCAAGAAATACCTGGCGGCCGTCCTGGGGAAAAG CCCTGAAGACATAGGTTTTCACCATATTCTACAAGACATAGACTTTGATGTCCTCCTGGATGGGGATGAGTTTGAGGCAATTTTGGGAGACTGGCTGAAACAGTTCTCTCCCGAATTTCCGGTGAGTCCCTGGCTCTTTCCCGAGGCCATGTCTTGA
- the adcyap1a gene encoding adenylate cyclase activating polypeptide 1a isoform X3 yields the protein MSSKATLALLIYGIIMHYSVNCSPMGLSYPNVRLNNEVYDEDGNFLPDLTFDSDQIALRSLPSVADDVYKLYYPPEKSGGNTMEDDSEPLSKRHSDGVFTDSYSRYRKQMAVKKYLAAVLGKSPEDIGFHHILQDIDFDVLLDGDEFEAILGDWLKQFSPEFPVSPWLFPEAMS from the exons ATGTCTAGTAAAGCGACTTTAGCCTTACTCATCTATGGAATCATAATGCATTACAGCGTCAACTGCTCGCCTATGGGGCTTAGCTATCCTAACGTTAG ACTTAACAATGAGGTTTATGACGAGGATGGAAATTTTTTACCGGACCTGACTTTTGACAGTGATCAAATTGCTTTGCGAAGCCTGCCGTCTGTTGCTGACGACGTGTATAAGTTATACTACCCACCGGAAAAAAG CGGAGGCAACACCATGGAAGACGACTCTGAGCCCCTGTCCAAAAGGCACTCGGATGGAGTGTTTACGGACAGCTACAGCCGTTACCGAAAGCAAATGGCAGTCAAGAAATACCTGGCGGCCGTCCTGGGGAAAAG CCCTGAAGACATAGGTTTTCACCATATTCTACAAGACATAGACTTTGATGTCCTCCTGGATGGGGATGAGTTTGAGGCAATTTTGGGAGACTGGCTGAAACAGTTCTCTCCCGAATTTCCGGTGAGTCCCTGGCTCTTTCCCGAGGCCATGTCTTGA
- the LOC124470145 gene encoding tyrosine-protein kinase Yes, with the protein MGCIESKEDKGPTMKYRPDTTPASDPNTATPHVGHYGPDPTQLQQNQAPPSSSGPAAGFNSHVITPFGGASSIMTPFGGASSSFSGPIPTVSGGVTFFVALYDYEARTSDDLSFKKGDRFQIINNTEGDWWEARSINTGKSGYIPSNYVAPADSIQAEEWYFGKMGRKDAERLLLNPGNHRGTFLVRESETTKGAYSLSIRDWDDTKGDNVKHYKIRKLDNGGYYITTRAQFDTLQKLVKHYTEHADGLCHRLTTVCPTVKPQTQGLAKDAWEIPRESLRLELKLGQGCFGEVWMGTWNGTTKVAIKTLKPGTMSPEAFLQEAQIMKKLRHDKLVPLYAVVSEEPIYIVTEYMAKGSLLDFLKEGDGKFLKLPLLVDMAAQIADGMAFIERMNYIHRDLRAANILVGDNLVCKIADFGLARLIEDNEYTARQGAKFPIKWTAPEAALYGRFTIKSDVWSFGILLTELVTKGRVPYPGMVNREVLEQVERGYRMPCPQGCPESLHEMMKVCWKKDPDERPTFEYLQSFLEDYFTATEPQYQPGDNL; encoded by the exons ATGGGCTGCATCGAGAGTAAAGAAGACAAAGGTCCCACTATGAAGTACCGACCGGACACCACCCCTGCCTCCGATCCCAACACAGCCACCCCGCACGTGGGCCACTACGGGCCGGACCCCACCCAGCTCCAGCAGAACCAGGCCCCTCCCTCGTCTTCGGGCCCGGCCGCCGGCTTCAACAGCCACGTCATCACGCCGTTTGGAGGAGCCTCATCCATCATGACGCCGTTCGGAGGGGCGTCGTCCTCGTTCTCGGGTCCCATCCCGACCGTGTCAG GTGGGGTAACCTTTTTTGTGGCCTTGTACGACTATGAAGCCAGGACTTCCGACGATCTGTCCTTCAAGAAAGGAGACCGCTTCCAGATCATAAACAACAC agaaGGGGACTGGTGGGAGGCTCGCTCCATCAACACAGGGAAGAGTGGCTACATCCCCAGCAACTATGTGGCTCCTGCCGACTCCATCCAGGCTGAAGA GTGGTACTTTGGTAAAATGGGCCGTAAAGACGCTGAGAGGCTGCTATTGAATCCAGGAAACCATCGAGGCACCTTCCTGGTGCGAGAGAGCGAAACTACTAAAG GGGCTTACTCTCTGTCTATAAGAGACTGGGATGACACCAAAGGGGACAACGTGAAACACTACAAAATCCGCAAACTTGACAACGGAGGTTACTACATCACCACTCGGGCGCAGTTTGATACGCTACAGAAACTTGTTAAACACTACACTG AACACGCTGACGGCCTGTGCCACCGGCTGACCACGGTGTGTCCCACGGTGAAGCCCCAGACCCAGGGCCTGGCCAAGGATGCCTGGGAGATCCCCCGCGAGTCCCTCCGCCTGGAGCTCAAACTGGGCCAGGGCTGCTTCGGAGAGGTCTGGATGG GCACATGGAACGGTACCACCAAGGTGGCCATCAAGACCCTGAAGCCAGGCACCATGTCCCCCGAAGCCTTCCTGCAGGAGGCCCAGATCATGAAGAAGCTGCGCCACGACAAGCTGGTGCCTCTCTACGCCGTGGTGTCTGAGGAGCCCATCTACATCGTCACAGAGTACATGGCCAAAG GAAGTTTGCTGGACTTCCTGAAAGAAGGCGATGGCAAATTCCTGAAACTTCCTCTGCTGGTGGATATGGCAGCACAG aTCGCTGACGGCATGGCGTTCATCGAGAGGATGAACTACATCCACAGGGACCTACGCGCCGCCAACATCCTGGTCGGAGACAATCTGGTGTGCAAGATCGCTGACTTTGGTCTGGCCAGACTCATAGAAGACAACGAGTACACAGCCAGGCAAG GAGCCAAGTTCCCCATTAAGTGGACCGCCCCCGAGGCTGCCCTGTACGGGCGCTTCACCATCAAGTCTGACGTCTGGTCCTTCGGTATCCTGCTGACAGAACTGGTCACTAAAGGCAGAGTGCCCTACCCAG GCATGGTAAACCGGGAGGTGCTGGAGCAGGTGGAGAGGGGGTACCGTATGCCCTGCCCCCAGGGCTGCCCTGAGTCCCTCCACGAGATGATGAAGGTCTGCTGGAAGAAGGACCCGGACGAGAGGCCCACCTTCGAGTACCTGCAGTCCTTCCTAGAAGACTATTTTACAGCTACAGAACCACAGTACCAGCCTGGGGACAACCTATAG
- the enosf1 gene encoding mitochondrial enolase superfamily member 1 isoform X2 yields the protein MAHKITKLTVSDVRFPTSLEHHGSDAMHTDPDYSAAYVVIETESCLKGYGLTFTVGRGTEIDMLMKAQEGKDRREEHMLTEGYPAYTTSCAWLGYSDELLTQLCSDALNSGWTKFKVKVGADLEDDIRRCSLIRKLIGPNNTLMIDANQRWDVGEAITWVSELAQYKPLWIEEPTSPDDILGHATISKALAPLGIGVATGEMCHNRVMFKQFLQASALQFVQIDSCRMGSVNENLAVLLMAHKFQVPVCPHAGGVGLCELVQHLILFDYISVSASLHNRMCEYVDHLHDHFISPVVLRNTHYMPPKDPGYSCEMVESSVQRHQYPQGEVWKKLLNP from the exons ATGGCACATAAAATTACGAAGTTGACTGTCAGCGATGTAAGATTTCCAACGTCTCTGGAGCACCATGGTTCAGATGCAATG CACACCGATCCAGACTACTCAGCCGCATATGTTGTGATCGAAACTGAATCCTGTCTGAAGGGGTATGGCCTGACATTCACTGTAGGAAGAGGAACAGAAATTG ATATGCTCATGAAAGCTCAAGAGGGCAAGGACCGACGAG AGGAACACATGCTGACGGAGGGTTACCCCGCCTACACCACCTCCTGTGCCTGGCTAGGATACTCTGATGAGCTACTCACACAG CTGTGCTCAGATGCCCTCAACAGTGGATGGACCAAGTTTAAGGTGAAGGTTGGAGCCGACCTAGAGGACGACATCCGCCGCTGCAGTCTCATACGGAAGCTGATTGGTCCCAACAACACTTTG ATGATCGATGCCAACCAGAGGTGGGATGTTGGAGAGGCCATCACCTGGGTGTCTGAGCTGGCCCAGTACAAGCCCCTGTGGATTGAGGAGCCCACCAGTCCTGACGATATCCTCGGCCACGCAACCATCTCCAAG GCCCTGGCTCCTCTGGGGATTGGGGTAGCCACAGGAGAAATG TGCCACAACAGGGTGATGTTTAAGCAGTTCCTACAAGCATCGGCACTTCAGTTTGTCCAGATTGACAGCTGCCGAATGGGCAGTGTCAATGAGAACCTGGCTGTTCTGCTCATGGCCCACAAGTTCCAGG TCCCTGTGTGTCCTCATGCTGGGGGAGTTGGACTGTGTGAGTTGGTCCAGCACCTCATTCTCTTTGACTACATCTCTGTGTCTGCCAGCCTCCACAACCG GATGTGTGAGTACGTGGACCACCTCCATGATCACTTTATCAGTCCTGTGGTGCTGAGGAACACCCACTACATGCCCCCCAAG GATCCAGGATACTCCTGTGAGATGGTGGAGTCGTCTGTGCAGAGACACCAGTACCCTCAGGGAGAGGTCTGGAAGAAGCTCCTGAATCCATGA
- the enosf1 gene encoding mitochondrial enolase superfamily member 1 isoform X1, giving the protein MAHKITKLTVSDVRFPTSLEHHGSDAMHTDPDYSAAYVVIETESCLKGYGLTFTVGRGTEIVVCAVEALTGFVVGKSLEEIVSDFRGFYRLLTSDGQMRWIGPEKGVIQLATAAVLNAVWDLWARTEGKPLWKLLVDMDPRNLVSCIDFRYITDALTEQEALDMLMKAQEGKDRREEHMLTEGYPAYTTSCAWLGYSDELLTQLCSDALNSGWTKFKVKVGADLEDDIRRCSLIRKLIGPNNTLMIDANQRWDVGEAITWVSELAQYKPLWIEEPTSPDDILGHATISKALAPLGIGVATGEMCHNRVMFKQFLQASALQFVQIDSCRMGSVNENLAVLLMAHKFQVPVCPHAGGVGLCELVQHLILFDYISVSASLHNRMCEYVDHLHDHFISPVVLRNTHYMPPKDPGYSCEMVESSVQRHQYPQGEVWKKLLNP; this is encoded by the exons ATGGCACATAAAATTACGAAGTTGACTGTCAGCGATGTAAGATTTCCAACGTCTCTGGAGCACCATGGTTCAGATGCAATG CACACCGATCCAGACTACTCAGCCGCATATGTTGTGATCGAAACTGAATCCTGTCTGAAGGGGTATGGCCTGACATTCACTGTAGGAAGAGGAACAGAAATTG TGGTGTGTGCTGTGGAGGCCTTGACTGGGTTTGTGGTGGGGAAATCTCTGGAGGAGATTGTGAGTGACTTCCGTGGATTCTACCGCCTCCTGACCAGTGATGGACAGATGCGATGG ATTGGACCAGAGAAAGGCGTTATCCAGCTGGCCACTGCAGCCGTCCTCAACGCAGTGTGGGACCTCTGGGCCAGAACCGAGGGCAAG CCACTGTGGAAGCTACTTGTTGACATG GATCCCAGAAATCTTGTCTCATGTATTGACTTCAGATATATAACTGATGCTCTGACAGAGCAGGAAGCGTTGG ATATGCTCATGAAAGCTCAAGAGGGCAAGGACCGACGAG AGGAACACATGCTGACGGAGGGTTACCCCGCCTACACCACCTCCTGTGCCTGGCTAGGATACTCTGATGAGCTACTCACACAG CTGTGCTCAGATGCCCTCAACAGTGGATGGACCAAGTTTAAGGTGAAGGTTGGAGCCGACCTAGAGGACGACATCCGCCGCTGCAGTCTCATACGGAAGCTGATTGGTCCCAACAACACTTTG ATGATCGATGCCAACCAGAGGTGGGATGTTGGAGAGGCCATCACCTGGGTGTCTGAGCTGGCCCAGTACAAGCCCCTGTGGATTGAGGAGCCCACCAGTCCTGACGATATCCTCGGCCACGCAACCATCTCCAAG GCCCTGGCTCCTCTGGGGATTGGGGTAGCCACAGGAGAAATG TGCCACAACAGGGTGATGTTTAAGCAGTTCCTACAAGCATCGGCACTTCAGTTTGTCCAGATTGACAGCTGCCGAATGGGCAGTGTCAATGAGAACCTGGCTGTTCTGCTCATGGCCCACAAGTTCCAGG TCCCTGTGTGTCCTCATGCTGGGGGAGTTGGACTGTGTGAGTTGGTCCAGCACCTCATTCTCTTTGACTACATCTCTGTGTCTGCCAGCCTCCACAACCG GATGTGTGAGTACGTGGACCACCTCCATGATCACTTTATCAGTCCTGTGGTGCTGAGGAACACCCACTACATGCCCCCCAAG GATCCAGGATACTCCTGTGAGATGGTGGAGTCGTCTGTGCAGAGACACCAGTACCCTCAGGGAGAGGTCTGGAAGAAGCTCCTGAATCCATGA
- the enosf1 gene encoding mitochondrial enolase superfamily member 1 isoform X3 produces MDWTRERRYPAGHCSRPQRSVGPLGQNRGQDMLMKAQEGKDRREEHMLTEGYPAYTTSCAWLGYSDELLTQLCSDALNSGWTKFKVKVGADLEDDIRRCSLIRKLIGPNNTLMIDANQRWDVGEAITWVSELAQYKPLWIEEPTSPDDILGHATISKALAPLGIGVATGEMCHNRVMFKQFLQASALQFVQIDSCRMGSVNENLAVLLMAHKFQVPVCPHAGGVGLCELVQHLILFDYISVSASLHNRMCEYVDHLHDHFISPVVLRNTHYMPPKDPGYSCEMVESSVQRHQYPQGEVWKKLLNP; encoded by the exons ATGG ATTGGACCAGAGAAAGGCGTTATCCAGCTGGCCACTGCAGCCGTCCTCAACGCAGTGTGGGACCTCTGGGCCAGAACCGAGGGCAAG ATATGCTCATGAAAGCTCAAGAGGGCAAGGACCGACGAG AGGAACACATGCTGACGGAGGGTTACCCCGCCTACACCACCTCCTGTGCCTGGCTAGGATACTCTGATGAGCTACTCACACAG CTGTGCTCAGATGCCCTCAACAGTGGATGGACCAAGTTTAAGGTGAAGGTTGGAGCCGACCTAGAGGACGACATCCGCCGCTGCAGTCTCATACGGAAGCTGATTGGTCCCAACAACACTTTG ATGATCGATGCCAACCAGAGGTGGGATGTTGGAGAGGCCATCACCTGGGTGTCTGAGCTGGCCCAGTACAAGCCCCTGTGGATTGAGGAGCCCACCAGTCCTGACGATATCCTCGGCCACGCAACCATCTCCAAG GCCCTGGCTCCTCTGGGGATTGGGGTAGCCACAGGAGAAATG TGCCACAACAGGGTGATGTTTAAGCAGTTCCTACAAGCATCGGCACTTCAGTTTGTCCAGATTGACAGCTGCCGAATGGGCAGTGTCAATGAGAACCTGGCTGTTCTGCTCATGGCCCACAAGTTCCAGG TCCCTGTGTGTCCTCATGCTGGGGGAGTTGGACTGTGTGAGTTGGTCCAGCACCTCATTCTCTTTGACTACATCTCTGTGTCTGCCAGCCTCCACAACCG GATGTGTGAGTACGTGGACCACCTCCATGATCACTTTATCAGTCCTGTGGTGCTGAGGAACACCCACTACATGCCCCCCAAG GATCCAGGATACTCCTGTGAGATGGTGGAGTCGTCTGTGCAGAGACACCAGTACCCTCAGGGAGAGGTCTGGAAGAAGCTCCTGAATCCATGA
- the tyms gene encoding thymidylate synthase, whose protein sequence is MPATSEIHTTECCNGEEQKRVEGQTDKIQFSLFCDERGYLNQIEYILQHGHKKGDRTGTGVVSVFGSQARYSLRDQFPLLTTKRVFWKGILEELLWFIKGSTNAKELSEKGVKIWDANGSRDFLDKSGFRDREEGDLGPVYGFQWRHYGAEYKNMHADYTGQGVDQLQKVIDTIKTNPEDRRIIMCAWNPKDLPCMALPPCHALCQFYVSDGELSCQLYQRSGDMGLGVPFNIASYALLTYMIAHITGLKPGDFVHTLGDAHVYVNHIEPLKVQLQREVRPFPKIRILRTVECIDDFRAEDFEITDYNPHPAIKMQMAV, encoded by the exons ATGCCCGCAACatctgaaatacacacaacGGAGTGTTGCAATGGTGAAGAACAGAAGAGAGTCGAGGGGCAAACGGATAAGATTCAATTTTCCTTGTTTTGTGATGAACGGGGCTACTTGAATCAAATAGAATACATTCTGCAGCACGGCCACAAAAAGGGAGATCGCACTGGAACGGGAGTTGTCTCTGTATTTGGGTCACAAGCAAGATACAGTCTCCGGG ATCAGTTCCCGCTACTAACAACAAAAAGAGTGTTCTGGAAAGGAATTCTTGAAGAATTGCTATGGTTTATCAAG GGATCAACAAATGCCAAAGAGCTGTCGGAGAAAGGGGTGAAGATTTGGGACGCCAACGGCTCACGGGATTTCCTGGACAAGAGCGGGTTCAGAGACCGGGAAGAAGGGGACCTGGGACCAGTGTATGGGTTTCAGTGGAGACACTATGGGGCAGAATACAAGAATATGCATGCAG ACTACACAGGACAAGGTGTGGACCAGCTACAGAAGGTTATTGACACAATCAAGACCAATCCGGAAGACCGGAGAATCATCATGTGTGCATGGAATCCAAAAG ACCTTCCCTGCATGGCCCTGCCCCCGTGCCATGCCCTGTGCCAGTTCTACGTTTCTGACGGGGAGCTGTCCTGCCAGCTGTACCAGCGCTCTGGGGACATGGGACTGGGCGTGCCCTTCAACATTGCCAGCTATGCCTTGCTCACATATATGATTGCCCACATCACTGGACTGAAG cctggtGACTTTGTGCACACTCTGGGAGACGCTCACGTGTACGTCAACCACATCGAACCCCTCAAAGTTCAG CTTCAGAGGGAGGTCCGCCCCTTTCCCAAGATCAGGATCCTGAGGACGGTGGAGTGCATCGACGACTTCAGAGCCGAAGACTTTGAGATTACAGATTACAATCCCCATCCTGCCATCAAAATGCAGATGGCTGTTTAA
- the LOC124470151 gene encoding clusterin-like protein 1: MRTLVVLTFLVSSLEFLFCTPVYPVGPNEEVLKQLSREGERHVDEEMKRALFGVKQMKETMERKEEKHKQFMNSLQHSSDKRKGAVQLATETEHKLQEAEQQCRDSLRMSFEECRPCLEDTCRNFYTSTCRRGFSSFSFKVEEFFKKMSAQLETQDEVYNQNQDPDQSQKPESQTQTPDGMEQELVQVDASFRQLKSRVGVLYNTSVELVNRMHQEFGHTFHVAFTTDLKPRLLTPTEETPSLGFLRGMGLEHILDSVYDFGKTMLEEFSYAMTDTLDEVKETQQQRAPGSSFDGDAGHSRYLCRRLRRQASDCWLLQDQCDNCQEALRRECPSMRELHSELEEIHLLLNASLQQYEDTLLVVQRHTDDTLTWLDVTAEKYGWVTLLANDTLGPPHIFSITSVVPHIKMRESGSKVDTTVAVKVLDSPLLTLSVPAELEMQDPAFIQYVAKEALVLYKQKLNKLQ, from the exons ATGAGGACCCTGGTTGTTCTGACGTTCCTCGTGTCTTCTCTGGAGTTCCTGTTCTGCACCCCTGTCTACCCAGTGGGGCCAAATGAGGAGGTTCTCAAAC aGCTGTCTAGGGAAGGCGAGAGGCATGTTGacgaggagatgaagagagccctttttggagtcaaacagatgaaggagacgatggagaggaaagaggagaaacaCAAGCAGTTCATGAACAGCCTGCAACACAGCAGTGACAAGAGAAAA GGGGCGGTGCAGTTGGCCACGGAGACGGAACACAAGCTTCAGGAGGCTGAGCAGCAGTGCCGTGATTCGCTGAGGATGTCATTTGAGGAGTGTCGTCCCTGCTTAGAGGACACCTGTAGGAACTTCTACACCTCCACCTGCCGGAGGGGCTTTTCATCCTTCTCCTTCAAG GTGGAAGAGTTCTTCAAGAAGATGTCGGCCCAGTTGGAAACTCAAGACGAGGTCTacaaccagaaccaggacccagaccagagccaaaagcCCGAATCTCAGACCCAGACCCCCGACGGGATGGAACAGGAGCTGGTACAAGTGGACGCCTCCTTCAGACAGCTGAAGAGCAGAGTGGGCGTCCTCTACAACACGAGCGTGGAGCTGGTCAACAGGATGCACCAGGAGTTTGGCCATACCTTCCATGTAGCCTTTACCACCGATTTGAAGCCCAGGTTGCTCACCCCCACCGAGGAGACCCCTAGTCTGGGCTTCCTTAGGGGAATGGGTCTGGAGCACATCCTGGACTCAGTGTATGACTTTGGCAAGACTATGCTGGAAGAGTTCAGTTATGCGATGACAGACACATTGGACGAGGTGAAAGAGACTCAGCAGCAGAGAG CTCCAGGGTCGTCCTTCGATGGGGATGCGGGCCACAGCAGGTACCTGTGCAGGCGGCTGCGCAGGCAGGCCTCAGACTGCTGGCTGCTGCAGGACCAGTGTGACAACTGTCAAGAGGCTCTAAGAAGAG aGTGCCCCAGCATGAGGGAGCTTCACTCTGAGCTGGAGGAGATCCACCTCCTGCTGAACGCCTCTCTGCAGCAGTACGAGGACACGCTGCTGGTGGTCCAGAGACACACGGACGATACGCTCACATGGCTGGACGTCACAGCAGAGAAGTACGGCTGGGTGACCCTGCTGGCTAATGACACTCTGGGCCCGCCGCACATCTTTAGCATCACTTCA GTGGTTCCACACATAAAGATGAGGGAGAGTGGGTCTAAGGTGGACACCACAGTGGCTGTGAAGGTCCTGGACTCTCCATTGTTGACCCTCTCAGTTCCAGCTGAATTGGAGATGCAGGACCCTGCCTTCATCCAGTATGTGGCCAAAGAGGCCTTGGTGCTATACAAACAGAAGTTGAACA aaTTGCAGTGA